The following proteins are co-located in the Betta splendens chromosome 9, fBetSpl5.4, whole genome shotgun sequence genome:
- the paip1 gene encoding polyadenylate-binding protein-interacting protein 1, producing MNENFDRAPGAGRTRNVTAEPGVAGISAGDDSNGMLFSQREPLRQPRTSPPYAENNAATDAAGGDYKRQNRPQQSAEANSTSAYRVSNGGEAVAKSSSLSASAPEFVPTGFSLYEDPQYEDAAYYYGEETLADTVKDFLGYLSSSPGSFETDIENITGMLNSWVTTEDLLEELVDLIFTQSTAIPNFSYTGARLCNYLSHHLTPPSGNFRQMLLKRCHTEFEKKDSAVKGDPETQKKFHSFVLFLGELYLNLEVKSGKGPPARADILLRGLCDLMKSLFSNPEDANLICAVKLLKLTGSVLDDTWKEKGQSHMEDLMKNIDTILLDATGSRYARQMLLNLLKLRSSDWGRVHAAAAASNATPDTDPNYFMNEPTFYTEDGTPFTAADPEYAEKYQEILDKEDYFHDIDGDDLLDFDEDEMEPEIEEAFEKFCFESERKRQQ from the exons ATGAACGAGAATTTCGACCGAGCCCCCGGTGCAGGCAGAACCCGTAATGTGACAGCAGAGCCCGGGGTCGCTGGTATCTCCGCGGGTGATGACAGCAACGGCATGCTCTTCAGCCAAAGGGAGCCGCTGAGACAGCCGCGAACCTCCCCGCCGTACGCGGAGAACAACGCGGCCACCGACGCggctggtggag AttataaaagacaaaacagaccCCAACAGAGCGCAGAAGCCAACAGCACGTCTGCCTACAGAGTGAGCAATGgtggggaggccgtggccaagTCATCAAGTCTTTCAGCCAGTGCTCCAGAATTTGTCCCCACCGGATTTTCATTGTATGAA GACCCTCAGTACGAGGATGCAGCCTATTATTATGGTGAAGAAACTTTGGCTGATACAGTAAAAGATTTTCTTGGCTACCTGAGCTCCTCACCAGGATCCTTTGAAACAGATATTGAAAACATCACTGGCATGCTGAATTCCTGGGTTACTACTGAGGATTTACTGGAGGAGTTGGTGGACCTGATTTTCACACAG TCCACTGCAATTCCAAATTTTTCTTACACGGGCGCCAGACTCTGTAACTACCTGTCGCATCACCTCACCCCCCCGAGTGGCAACTTTCGTCAAATGCTCTTGAAAAG ATGTCATACAGAATTTGAAAAAAAGGATTCAGCTGTTAAAGGAGACCCAGAGACCCAGAAGAAATTCCACTCCTTCGTGTTGTTTCTGGGAGAGCTTTATCTTAATCTAGAG GTAAAGAGTGGTAAAGGGCCTCCAGCTAGAGCAGACATCCTTCTTCGTGGTCTGTGTGATCTGATGAAAAGTTTGTTCTCCAATCCTGAGGATGCAAACCTGATCTGTGCTGTCAAACTGCTTAAG CTAACAGGCTCTGTTCTGGATGATACGTGGAAAGAAAAGGGACAATCCCATATGGAAGATTTGATGAAAAACATTGATACTATTCTACTAGATGCCACCGGCAGCAG gtATGCCAGACAGATGCTTCTCAATCTACTAAAGCTGAGATCCAGTGACTGGGGCAGAgtccatgctgctgctgcagccagcaATGCCACACCAGACACCGATCCCAACTACTTCATG AATGAACCTACATTTTACACAGAAGACGGCACaccatttacagcagcagaccCAG AATATGCTGAGAAATACCAAGAGATCCTGGACAAGGAGGATTATTTCCATGATATTGATGGAGATGACTT GTTAGACTTTGATGAGGATGAGATGGAGCCTGAAATAGAGGAAGCGTTCGAAAAATTTTGTTTtgaatcagaaagaaaaagacagcaATGA